In a single window of the Spirochaetales bacterium genome:
- the dnaN gene encoding DNA polymerase III subunit beta, with protein MKFNCEKNIILKSIGIAQEIISSRNVLSILSNVLLETGENSLFIKSSDLKLSFETVIPVDVIQHGSVTVYCEKFFEIIRSLPDGEVEFELGEKNIFFIKPVFKKITFNLKSIAAEKYPEIPEIGHDEYFEFAQKDFITMIANTIFAISDDETRYFMNGVNCEKIDNRLIMVASDGRRLSYVFRNIDGNFNDIKSTIIPPKILTILKKLLPGEGNIYIAITDKNVFVKFGSYKFCSNLIDGKFPNYNKVIPEKQINAVTVSRDDLENAVKRVSLMVEQKSRRLYLHVKGDVMIVSSDEAEIGMAQEEISCESNDEKEVTIVLNYMYLLEPLREMGEEKVSIEYTDPEKTITIKAIPDNNILHIIMPMQKK; from the coding sequence ATGAAGTTTAACTGTGAAAAAAACATCATATTAAAATCGATTGGTATTGCACAGGAAATTATTTCATCACGCAACGTATTATCGATATTGTCAAATGTTCTTCTCGAAACGGGTGAAAACAGTCTTTTCATAAAATCATCCGATTTGAAATTGAGTTTTGAAACAGTCATTCCTGTTGACGTTATTCAACATGGAAGTGTTACCGTATATTGTGAAAAATTTTTTGAAATTATTCGTTCTCTTCCCGATGGGGAAGTCGAATTCGAACTCGGAGAAAAAAATATTTTTTTTATAAAACCTGTGTTTAAGAAAATTACGTTCAATCTAAAAAGTATTGCTGCAGAAAAATATCCTGAAATTCCCGAGATCGGTCACGATGAATATTTCGAATTTGCCCAGAAAGATTTTATTACGATGATTGCGAACACGATTTTCGCGATCTCGGATGATGAGACGCGTTATTTTATGAATGGTGTGAATTGTGAGAAAATCGATAACCGTTTAATTATGGTCGCATCAGACGGGAGAAGGCTCTCGTATGTTTTTCGAAATATCGATGGTAATTTTAATGATATTAAAAGTACGATTATACCGCCAAAAATATTGACGATACTTAAAAAACTGCTACCGGGAGAGGGAAATATTTATATTGCGATTACGGATAAAAATGTCTTTGTAAAATTCGGCAGCTATAAGTTCTGTTCGAATCTTATTGATGGTAAATTTCCTAATTATAACAAGGTAATTCCGGAAAAACAGATAAATGCCGTTACGGTAAGCAGGGATGACCTTGAGAATGCCGTAAAACGTGTTTCTCTAATGGTTGAACAGAAGTCGAGAAGATTATATCTTCATGTAAAAGGGGATGTAATGATTGTCAGTTCCGATGAAGCGGAGATTGGAATGGCACAGGAAGAAATATCATGCGAGAGTAATGATGAAAAGGAAGTAACGATTGTATTGAATTATATGTATCTTCTTGAACCGTTGAGAGAGATGGGAGAAGAAAAAGTAAGCATTGAGTATACGGACCCTGAAAAAACGATTACGATCAAGGCGATTCCTGACAATAATATACTTCATATTATCATGCCGATGCAAAAAAAATAA
- a CDS encoding DNA replication/repair protein RecF, translating to MGFIYVQFYNFRNLKNEKIPTEAEKVFLIGENGQGKTNFLEALYCLCFGVSFRTKKNQYMIKNETDACSLKARIVYDTCEKDVDVRLFRRKDKEIRVDGSRIIDRKEMVHMIPCIIFAHDDMTFIQGPPERKRFFINQTISLIKTDFIEQLREYSKIIKNRNCCLKKKQFDLVSVYDEKLAICGLGIQTIRKKVIEEFNGTFSSLFGLISGMNVPASIVYKPSWKEQGTKENILDLLRKNRKKEAEYGMTISGPHRDQLYFEIGNRDVVSVASTGQIRLLSLILRTAQSWYCYKKTGKKPVLLIDDVLLELDLQKRSRFYDNLRDFEQIFFTFLPDESFIKRSGTNIIKYFIHDGAISQWNGQATY from the coding sequence ATGGGCTTTATCTATGTTCAATTCTATAACTTCAGAAATCTGAAGAATGAAAAAATTCCGACGGAGGCGGAGAAAGTATTTCTTATCGGTGAAAACGGTCAGGGAAAAACTAATTTTCTTGAAGCCCTTTATTGTCTTTGTTTCGGCGTTTCTTTCAGAACGAAAAAAAATCAGTATATGATAAAAAATGAAACGGATGCATGTTCGCTAAAAGCGCGCATTGTGTATGATACATGCGAAAAAGATGTGGATGTTCGTCTCTTTCGACGAAAGGACAAAGAAATCCGTGTGGACGGCAGCCGGATTATCGATAGAAAAGAAATGGTACATATGATTCCATGTATCATATTTGCACATGACGATATGACGTTTATTCAGGGACCTCCCGAACGAAAACGGTTTTTTATCAATCAAACAATAAGTCTTATAAAGACGGATTTCATTGAACAGCTTCGCGAATATAGTAAAATTATCAAAAACAGAAACTGCTGTCTCAAAAAAAAACAGTTTGATCTGGTTTCTGTATATGACGAGAAGCTTGCCATCTGCGGACTCGGGATACAGACGATACGGAAAAAGGTAATAGAAGAGTTTAACGGGACATTTTCGTCATTGTTCGGATTGATATCGGGAATGAATGTTCCGGCATCGATTGTCTACAAGCCCTCATGGAAGGAACAGGGAACGAAGGAGAATATACTTGATTTATTAAGAAAGAATAGAAAAAAGGAAGCGGAGTACGGTATGACAATATCGGGACCGCATCGAGATCAGCTTTATTTTGAAATAGGAAACCGTGATGTTGTTTCCGTTGCTTCAACAGGCCAGATCAGATTGCTTTCGTTGATTCTCAGGACCGCGCAATCATGGTACTGTTATAAAAAAACAGGGAAAAAACCAGTCCTTCTCATTGATGACGTGCTTCTCGAGCTTGATTTACAGAAAAGATCGAGGTTTTATGATAATCTGAGGGATTTTGAACAGATTTTCTTTACGTTTTTACCCGATGAAAGCTTTATTAAAAGGAGCGGGACGAATATAATCAAGTATTTTATTCATGATGGAGCGATAAGTCAATGGAACGGGCAGGCGACATATTAA